The genomic interval CTGATAGAAGGAGAAATGGCGTCGGTGATCGCCGAGGTTGTCTCCTTCGAAAGGCGTCCTACATCGCGTCCAGGCCTGGAAATCGCGTCGGCCTTTTTGGGCGACGGAACAGACGTGGCTAAAGCGATATGGTTTAATATGCCTCGGTGGGGAGACGCCTTGACCCCCGGCGTTCGAGTCGCGCTTTATGGCAAAGTGGAAAGGCGAGGCGGTTTACAGTTGACCAACCCGGAGTTCGAGGTGTTGGATAACTCTGCTCCGGAGTCTGTGGGGCATATTGTGTCGGTTTATTCTGCGACGGCCGGCCTTCCTCCAAGATGGATCCGCCGTGTTGTTTCTACGGCTTTGGCGCGCCACTTGTCCGAGATAGAGGATTTTGTTCCACCTGAGATACGACAAAAATACGCGTTTGGGGACCTGCAAGAATCGGTGCTGGAGCTGCACCGGCCTCAAGGGCGTGAGAGCTGGTTAAGGGCGAGAAACCGTTTGGCCTTTGATGAGCTTTTTCTTTTACAGATAGGCTTGCTATTGCGCAAGATGAAACGTGTAACGACCCAGAAAAGCTCCATATTGAAACCGGCGGAAAAATTTCGGTCTTTTTGGCAATCTCTGCCTTTCCGGCCCACAGACGCTCAGATCCGAGCCATCGAGGAAATTTTGTCCGATTTGTCCTCGGACGCCCCCATGAATCGTCTGCTCCAGGGCGACGTAGGTTCCGGGAAAACCATAGTTGCCGTGGCAGCTCTGGTGACCGCCGTAGACGGTGGCGTTCAAGCGGCTTTCATGGTTCCCACGGAGATCTTGGCCCAACAACATTTTTTCAGGCTCAAAAACCTGCTTTCGGGGCTCGGTGTTCGGGTTGGCCTTTTGACAGGAGCTCTTTCCTCTCGTATTCGCAAGGAAACTCTCGAAGCGATTGCTTCCGGTGAAGCCCGGATTGTAGTGGGGACCCATGCGGTTTTCAGCGCGAAGGTCATTTTCAAGGAACTGGGGCTCGTAATCGTGGACGAACAACATCGTTTCGGGGTTTTGCAGAAAAACGCACTCCTGGCTAAAACCCATTCACCCCACGTGTTGGTCATGACGGCAACCCCCATTCCCCGCACCCTCACCCTTTCCATCTATGGAGACCTGGACGTGTCTATTTTGGACGAACT from Synergistaceae bacterium carries:
- the recG gene encoding ATP-dependent DNA helicase RecG, which produces MSLASPVRFVKGVGEARERVFSRLGVKTVEDLLFFFPRRYEDRRNITPLSALIEGEMASVIAEVVSFERRPTSRPGLEIASAFLGDGTDVAKAIWFNMPRWGDALTPGVRVALYGKVERRGGLQLTNPEFEVLDNSAPESVGHIVSVYSATAGLPPRWIRRVVSTALARHLSEIEDFVPPEIRQKYAFGDLQESVLELHRPQGRESWLRARNRLAFDELFLLQIGLLLRKMKRVTTQKSSILKPAEKFRSFWQSLPFRPTDAQIRAIEEILSDLSSDAPMNRLLQGDVGSGKTIVAVAALVTAVDGGVQAAFMVPTEILAQQHFFRLKNLLSGLGVRVGLLTGALSSRIRKETLEAIASGEARIVVGTHAVFSAKVIFKELGLVIVDEQHRFGVLQKNALLAKTHSPHVLVMTATPIPRTLTLSIYGDLDVSILDELPSGRKPVKTYRLGFSSAHQTKLRSFIRETARRGRQIYWVCPLIEESEKLDVTAAYIRFQNLKEELSELRIALIHGQLPADEKETIMTAFAAGEIDILVATSVIEVGVDVPNATVMVIEDATRFGVAQLHQLRGRVGRGDEESHCILLAGKSTPQGTARLDAMISTSDGFKIAEMDLLQRGPGEICGVRQHGVTDFRVADLVRDHKLLEIARKEAAILVEADPELKNARPLAEALMSRLGAALDLAGTA